Proteins found in one Syngnathus acus chromosome 9, fSynAcu1.2, whole genome shotgun sequence genomic segment:
- the rsrc2 gene encoding arginine/serine-rich coiled-coil protein 2 isoform X2, with translation MSASGDFVDNTRANSPVHHSKRKNTESSRSPRSSKQHHSRSRSRSRDRKRNRKHRRSRSRSTEARKREPEKPSKSHKQADEHHHERLSAEDGDKRSRRKDRRSSRGRSSSRSHSRERRHHSRSRDRRRSSRSHSRDRKRRPRSRSRSRSKHRYRSGSRSREQRKKSEKVRKRSRSGSANPPIFRGRNTAMDAQEALARRLERAKKLQEQKELSEKHQQEVIGATSPVAIAATPTTVSAVAAASNHALNVAALLASGTQVTPQIAMAAQMAALQARALAETGVAVPSYYNPSAVNPCKFADKEKKRKKLWQGKKDGDKSQTAELWENLNFGNKDQNVKFRKLMGIKGDEEGEASRPLNDEGLKTLQKQEEVFRNLDVQYEMARSQTHTQRGMGLGFSSAFSRGMDSF, from the exons ATGTCT GCTAGTGGCGACTTTGTAGACAATACAAGAGCCAACTCACCGGTTCATCACAGCAAAAGGAAGAACACGGAATCCTCCAGATCGCCCAGAAGCTCCAAACAGCACCATTCACGTTCAAGGTCTCGATCCAGGGACAGAAAAC GGAACAGGAAACACAGGCGGAGTCGCAGCAGGAGCACAGAG GCACGAAAGAGAGAGCCGGAGAAGCCGTCCAAATCGCACAAGCAAGCGGACGAGCACCACCACGAGAGGCTCTCTGCCGAGGACGGCGACAAGAGGTCGCGGCGCAAAGACAGGAGGTCCTCCAGGGGTCGCAGCTCGTCCCGGTCGCATTCGCGAGAGAG GCGGCACCACAGCAGGAGCAGGGACAGGCGGCGCTCGTCACGATCGCACAGCCGcgacaggaagaggaggcctcGCTCGCGGTCGCGCTCCAGGTCCAAACACCGTTACCGTAGCGGGAGCAGGAGCAG GGAGCAAAGGAAAAAGAGCGAAAAGGTGCGCAAGAGGAGTCGAAGCGGCTCCGCTAATCCGCCCATCTTCCGGGGCCGCAACACAGCCATGGACGCACAAGAGGCCCTAGCCAGAAG GTTAGAGCGAGCCAAGAAGCTCCAGGAGCAGAAGGAGTTGTCAGAAAAACATCAGCAGGAGGTTATCGGAG CAACCTCTCCGGTGGCCATCGCAGCCACCCCGACGACTGTCTCGGCCGTGGCCGCCGCGTCCAACCACGCCCTCAACGTGGCCGCCCTGCTGGCGTCGGGCACCCAGGTGACGCCGCAGATCGCCATGGCGGCGCAGATGGCGGCGCTGCAGGCGAGGGCGCTGGCAGAGACGGGCGTTGCCGTGCCCAGCTACTACAACCCGTCCGCTGTCAACCCTTGCAAGTTTGCTGACAAGGAGAAGAAGCGCAAGAAGCTGTGGCAGGGAAAGAAGGACGGG GACAAGTCCCAGACGGCCGAGTTGTGGGAGAATCTCAACTTTGGCAACAAGgaccaaaatgtcaaatttcgTAAACTAATGGGCATTAAG GGTGACGAGGAGGGTGAAGCGTCCAGACCACTCAACGACGAAGGGCTGAAGACCCTCCAGAAGCAGGAGGAGGTGTTCCGCAATCTGGACGTGCAGTACGAGATGGCACGATCGCAGACACACACCCAACGCGGCATGGGCCTCGGCTTCTCCTCCGCATTTTCTCGTGGAATGGATTCTTTCTAG
- the rsrc2 gene encoding arginine/serine-rich coiled-coil protein 2 isoform X4 translates to MSTPGTETHFFLKQARKREPEKPSKSHKQADEHHHERLSAEDGDKRSRRKDRRSSRGRSSSRSHSRERRHHSRSRDRRRSSRSHSRDRKRRPRSRSRSRSKHRYRSGSRSRCREQRKKSEKVRKRSRSGSANPPIFRGRNTAMDAQEALARRLERAKKLQEQKELSEKHQQEVIGATSPVAIAATPTTVSAVAAASNHALNVAALLASGTQVTPQIAMAAQMAALQARALAETGVAVPSYYNPSAVNPCKFADKEKKRKKLWQGKKDGDKSQTAELWENLNFGNKDQNVKFRKLMGIKGDEEGEASRPLNDEGLKTLQKQEEVFRNLDVQYEMARSQTHTQRGMGLGFSSAFSRGMDSF, encoded by the exons ATGTCTACTCCGGGGACAG AGACCCACTTCTTCTTGAAACAGGCACGAAAGAGAGAGCCGGAGAAGCCGTCCAAATCGCACAAGCAAGCGGACGAGCACCACCACGAGAGGCTCTCTGCCGAGGACGGCGACAAGAGGTCGCGGCGCAAAGACAGGAGGTCCTCCAGGGGTCGCAGCTCGTCCCGGTCGCATTCGCGAGAGAG GCGGCACCACAGCAGGAGCAGGGACAGGCGGCGCTCGTCACGATCGCACAGCCGcgacaggaagaggaggcctcGCTCGCGGTCGCGCTCCAGGTCCAAACACCGTTACCGTAGCGGGAGCAGGAGCAGGTG CAGGGAGCAAAGGAAAAAGAGCGAAAAGGTGCGCAAGAGGAGTCGAAGCGGCTCCGCTAATCCGCCCATCTTCCGGGGCCGCAACACAGCCATGGACGCACAAGAGGCCCTAGCCAGAAG GTTAGAGCGAGCCAAGAAGCTCCAGGAGCAGAAGGAGTTGTCAGAAAAACATCAGCAGGAGGTTATCGGAG CAACCTCTCCGGTGGCCATCGCAGCCACCCCGACGACTGTCTCGGCCGTGGCCGCCGCGTCCAACCACGCCCTCAACGTGGCCGCCCTGCTGGCGTCGGGCACCCAGGTGACGCCGCAGATCGCCATGGCGGCGCAGATGGCGGCGCTGCAGGCGAGGGCGCTGGCAGAGACGGGCGTTGCCGTGCCCAGCTACTACAACCCGTCCGCTGTCAACCCTTGCAAGTTTGCTGACAAGGAGAAGAAGCGCAAGAAGCTGTGGCAGGGAAAGAAGGACGGG GACAAGTCCCAGACGGCCGAGTTGTGGGAGAATCTCAACTTTGGCAACAAGgaccaaaatgtcaaatttcgTAAACTAATGGGCATTAAG GGTGACGAGGAGGGTGAAGCGTCCAGACCACTCAACGACGAAGGGCTGAAGACCCTCCAGAAGCAGGAGGAGGTGTTCCGCAATCTGGACGTGCAGTACGAGATGGCACGATCGCAGACACACACCCAACGCGGCATGGGCCTCGGCTTCTCCTCCGCATTTTCTCGTGGAATGGATTCTTTCTAG
- the rsrc2 gene encoding arginine/serine-rich coiled-coil protein 2 isoform X1: MSASGDFVDNTRANSPVHHSKRKNTESSRSPRSSKQHHSRSRSRSRDRKRNRKHRRSRSRSTEARKREPEKPSKSHKQADEHHHERLSAEDGDKRSRRKDRRSSRGRSSSRSHSRERRHHSRSRDRRRSSRSHSRDRKRRPRSRSRSRSKHRYRSGSRSRCREQRKKSEKVRKRSRSGSANPPIFRGRNTAMDAQEALARRLERAKKLQEQKELSEKHQQEVIGATSPVAIAATPTTVSAVAAASNHALNVAALLASGTQVTPQIAMAAQMAALQARALAETGVAVPSYYNPSAVNPCKFADKEKKRKKLWQGKKDGDKSQTAELWENLNFGNKDQNVKFRKLMGIKGDEEGEASRPLNDEGLKTLQKQEEVFRNLDVQYEMARSQTHTQRGMGLGFSSAFSRGMDSF, encoded by the exons ATGTCT GCTAGTGGCGACTTTGTAGACAATACAAGAGCCAACTCACCGGTTCATCACAGCAAAAGGAAGAACACGGAATCCTCCAGATCGCCCAGAAGCTCCAAACAGCACCATTCACGTTCAAGGTCTCGATCCAGGGACAGAAAAC GGAACAGGAAACACAGGCGGAGTCGCAGCAGGAGCACAGAG GCACGAAAGAGAGAGCCGGAGAAGCCGTCCAAATCGCACAAGCAAGCGGACGAGCACCACCACGAGAGGCTCTCTGCCGAGGACGGCGACAAGAGGTCGCGGCGCAAAGACAGGAGGTCCTCCAGGGGTCGCAGCTCGTCCCGGTCGCATTCGCGAGAGAG GCGGCACCACAGCAGGAGCAGGGACAGGCGGCGCTCGTCACGATCGCACAGCCGcgacaggaagaggaggcctcGCTCGCGGTCGCGCTCCAGGTCCAAACACCGTTACCGTAGCGGGAGCAGGAGCAGGTG CAGGGAGCAAAGGAAAAAGAGCGAAAAGGTGCGCAAGAGGAGTCGAAGCGGCTCCGCTAATCCGCCCATCTTCCGGGGCCGCAACACAGCCATGGACGCACAAGAGGCCCTAGCCAGAAG GTTAGAGCGAGCCAAGAAGCTCCAGGAGCAGAAGGAGTTGTCAGAAAAACATCAGCAGGAGGTTATCGGAG CAACCTCTCCGGTGGCCATCGCAGCCACCCCGACGACTGTCTCGGCCGTGGCCGCCGCGTCCAACCACGCCCTCAACGTGGCCGCCCTGCTGGCGTCGGGCACCCAGGTGACGCCGCAGATCGCCATGGCGGCGCAGATGGCGGCGCTGCAGGCGAGGGCGCTGGCAGAGACGGGCGTTGCCGTGCCCAGCTACTACAACCCGTCCGCTGTCAACCCTTGCAAGTTTGCTGACAAGGAGAAGAAGCGCAAGAAGCTGTGGCAGGGAAAGAAGGACGGG GACAAGTCCCAGACGGCCGAGTTGTGGGAGAATCTCAACTTTGGCAACAAGgaccaaaatgtcaaatttcgTAAACTAATGGGCATTAAG GGTGACGAGGAGGGTGAAGCGTCCAGACCACTCAACGACGAAGGGCTGAAGACCCTCCAGAAGCAGGAGGAGGTGTTCCGCAATCTGGACGTGCAGTACGAGATGGCACGATCGCAGACACACACCCAACGCGGCATGGGCCTCGGCTTCTCCTCCGCATTTTCTCGTGGAATGGATTCTTTCTAG
- the isca1 gene encoding iron-sulfur cluster assembly 1 homolog, mitochondrial, producing the protein MVLEGASHILHACAVHCCDIRLINMSASMVRATVRAVSKRRILPTRAALTLTPSAVNKIRCLLQDKPEYIGLKVGVRTRGCNGLTYTLEYTKQKENCDEEVQQNGVRVFIAKKAQLTLLGTEMDFVDSKLSSEFVFNNPNIKGTCGCGESFNI; encoded by the exons ATGGTCCTCGAAGGAGCCAGTCATATATTACACGCATGCGCAGTCCATTGTTGTGATATTCGCTTGATCAACATGTCTGCCTCCATGGTACGAGCGACCGTCCGAGCGGTCAGTAAAAGAAGGATCCTTCCCACTAGAGCTGCTCTCACTTTA ACGCCTTCCGCTGTGAACAAGATTCGATGCTTGTTGCAGGACAAGCCAGAATAT ATTGGTTTGAAAGTTGGCGTGAGAACGCGTGGGTGCAACGGGCTGACGTACACGCTGGAATACACCAAGCAGAAGGAAAATTGTGATGAGGAGGTGCAGCAGAATG GCGTGAGGGTGTTCATCGCCAAGAAAGCCCAGCTGACCCTGCTGGGGACCGAGATGGACTTTGTGGATTCGAAGCTGTCCAGCGAATTTGTTTTCAACAATCCCAACATCAAGGGCACGTGTGGCTGCGGAGAGAGCTTCAACATCTGA
- the rsrc2 gene encoding arginine/serine-rich coiled-coil protein 2 isoform X5: MDAQEALARRLERAKKLQEQKELSEKHQQEVIGATSPVAIAATPTTVSAVAAASNHALNVAALLASGTQVTPQIAMAAQMAALQARALAETGVAVPSYYNPSAVNPCKFADKEKKRKKLWQGKKDGDKSQTAELWENLNFGNKDQNVKFRKLMGIKGDEEGEASRPLNDEGLKTLQKQEEVFRNLDVQYEMARSQTHTQRGMGLGFSSAFSRGMDSF; encoded by the exons ATGGACGCACAAGAGGCCCTAGCCAGAAG GTTAGAGCGAGCCAAGAAGCTCCAGGAGCAGAAGGAGTTGTCAGAAAAACATCAGCAGGAGGTTATCGGAG CAACCTCTCCGGTGGCCATCGCAGCCACCCCGACGACTGTCTCGGCCGTGGCCGCCGCGTCCAACCACGCCCTCAACGTGGCCGCCCTGCTGGCGTCGGGCACCCAGGTGACGCCGCAGATCGCCATGGCGGCGCAGATGGCGGCGCTGCAGGCGAGGGCGCTGGCAGAGACGGGCGTTGCCGTGCCCAGCTACTACAACCCGTCCGCTGTCAACCCTTGCAAGTTTGCTGACAAGGAGAAGAAGCGCAAGAAGCTGTGGCAGGGAAAGAAGGACGGG GACAAGTCCCAGACGGCCGAGTTGTGGGAGAATCTCAACTTTGGCAACAAGgaccaaaatgtcaaatttcgTAAACTAATGGGCATTAAG GGTGACGAGGAGGGTGAAGCGTCCAGACCACTCAACGACGAAGGGCTGAAGACCCTCCAGAAGCAGGAGGAGGTGTTCCGCAATCTGGACGTGCAGTACGAGATGGCACGATCGCAGACACACACCCAACGCGGCATGGGCCTCGGCTTCTCCTCCGCATTTTCTCGTGGAATGGATTCTTTCTAG
- the rsrc2 gene encoding arginine/serine-rich coiled-coil protein 2 isoform X3: protein MILSSCLNVQAIDVLASHGTNSFCCTIFLKETHFFLKQARKREPEKPSKSHKQADEHHHERLSAEDGDKRSRRKDRRSSRGRSSSRSHSRERRHHSRSRDRRRSSRSHSRDRKRRPRSRSRSRSKHRYRSGSRSRCREQRKKSEKVRKRSRSGSANPPIFRGRNTAMDAQEALARRLERAKKLQEQKELSEKHQQEVIGATSPVAIAATPTTVSAVAAASNHALNVAALLASGTQVTPQIAMAAQMAALQARALAETGVAVPSYYNPSAVNPCKFADKEKKRKKLWQGKKDGDKSQTAELWENLNFGNKDQNVKFRKLMGIKGDEEGEASRPLNDEGLKTLQKQEEVFRNLDVQYEMARSQTHTQRGMGLGFSSAFSRGMDSF from the exons ATGATTTTGTCATCATGTCTGAATGTACAAGCAATTGATGTCCTTGCAAGCCATGGTACTAACTCTTTTTGTTGCACTATTTTCCTGAAAGAGACCCACTTCTTCTTGAAACAGGCACGAAAGAGAGAGCCGGAGAAGCCGTCCAAATCGCACAAGCAAGCGGACGAGCACCACCACGAGAGGCTCTCTGCCGAGGACGGCGACAAGAGGTCGCGGCGCAAAGACAGGAGGTCCTCCAGGGGTCGCAGCTCGTCCCGGTCGCATTCGCGAGAGAG GCGGCACCACAGCAGGAGCAGGGACAGGCGGCGCTCGTCACGATCGCACAGCCGcgacaggaagaggaggcctcGCTCGCGGTCGCGCTCCAGGTCCAAACACCGTTACCGTAGCGGGAGCAGGAGCAGGTG CAGGGAGCAAAGGAAAAAGAGCGAAAAGGTGCGCAAGAGGAGTCGAAGCGGCTCCGCTAATCCGCCCATCTTCCGGGGCCGCAACACAGCCATGGACGCACAAGAGGCCCTAGCCAGAAG GTTAGAGCGAGCCAAGAAGCTCCAGGAGCAGAAGGAGTTGTCAGAAAAACATCAGCAGGAGGTTATCGGAG CAACCTCTCCGGTGGCCATCGCAGCCACCCCGACGACTGTCTCGGCCGTGGCCGCCGCGTCCAACCACGCCCTCAACGTGGCCGCCCTGCTGGCGTCGGGCACCCAGGTGACGCCGCAGATCGCCATGGCGGCGCAGATGGCGGCGCTGCAGGCGAGGGCGCTGGCAGAGACGGGCGTTGCCGTGCCCAGCTACTACAACCCGTCCGCTGTCAACCCTTGCAAGTTTGCTGACAAGGAGAAGAAGCGCAAGAAGCTGTGGCAGGGAAAGAAGGACGGG GACAAGTCCCAGACGGCCGAGTTGTGGGAGAATCTCAACTTTGGCAACAAGgaccaaaatgtcaaatttcgTAAACTAATGGGCATTAAG GGTGACGAGGAGGGTGAAGCGTCCAGACCACTCAACGACGAAGGGCTGAAGACCCTCCAGAAGCAGGAGGAGGTGTTCCGCAATCTGGACGTGCAGTACGAGATGGCACGATCGCAGACACACACCCAACGCGGCATGGGCCTCGGCTTCTCCTCCGCATTTTCTCGTGGAATGGATTCTTTCTAG